One Candidatus Saccharimonadales bacterium genomic window carries:
- a CDS encoding NUDIX domain-containing protein, with product MRDVTYQLVDELLPFDGIEINHKENVLEWIKSGAPLYRIQKPDVPPKHFVSYFAIFDTNNHKILLQDHLLAQLWIPAGGHVDPDEDPVETVRRECDEELGIPAVFLHKKPQFITVTETNGQGRHTDVSLWYALMADESTPLTIEPENSRM from the coding sequence ATGCGTGATGTGACATACCAACTTGTTGATGAGCTCCTCCCGTTTGATGGCATAGAGATAAACCATAAAGAAAACGTACTTGAGTGGATAAAGAGCGGGGCACCCCTGTATCGTATTCAAAAGCCTGATGTACCGCCAAAACACTTCGTGAGTTACTTTGCGATATTTGACACTAATAATCACAAGATTTTATTGCAAGACCATCTGCTCGCACAACTATGGATACCTGCCGGAGGGCATGTGGATCCTGATGAAGATCCTGTCGAAACGGTTAGGCGCGAGTGCGACGAAGAATTGGGCATTCCAGCAGTTTTTCTTCATAAAAAACCTCAATTTATCACTGTGACGGAGACGAATGGACAGGGCCGGCATACAGACGTGTCGTTGTGGTATGCCCTAATGGCCGACGAATCCACGCCTCTCACTATCGAACCTGAAAATTCGCGGATGTAA
- a CDS encoding DUF475 domain-containing protein: MNSLLSRHSPFRIFFVSALITFASLVLVWSYLGFSAMLVALMLMVIEITFSFDNAIINARVLATMTPFWQKMFITVGILIAVFGMRIVFPILIVMFSAGLPWNEVINLAFHDPELYAKALHGAHPSIASFGGMFLLMLSLHFFFDTSRTVRWLGPIERPLQIIGRKWLHAVVCFFVLVVLMVLPFNHHPQETLFAGLAGIITYAFIHGASEIFTKQRENALKKADGGKLSRRHLALAGLSSFIYLEILDASFSFDGVIGAFAITQDVILIAIGLGVGALWVRSLTLYLVHHKVLEVYRYLEHGAHYVIGILSITLLVGLFYEIPEAVAGLIGIVVISLSIASSVAYKKLEESS; this comes from the coding sequence ATGAATTCACTGCTTTCCCGTCACTCCCCGTTCCGTATATTCTTTGTTTCCGCGCTCATTACATTTGCCTCACTAGTTCTTGTGTGGAGCTATCTGGGCTTCAGTGCCATGCTCGTTGCACTGATGTTAATGGTGATCGAAATTACCTTCAGCTTCGATAACGCCATTATCAATGCACGCGTGCTTGCCACAATGACACCATTTTGGCAGAAGATGTTTATTACCGTCGGCATCCTCATTGCTGTATTTGGAATGAGAATAGTATTTCCTATACTTATCGTTATGTTTTCGGCTGGGTTGCCGTGGAATGAGGTGATTAATCTCGCATTTCATGATCCTGAGTTATATGCCAAAGCTCTCCATGGAGCGCATCCTAGTATCGCCTCGTTTGGTGGCATGTTCCTTCTCATGCTTTCGCTTCATTTCTTCTTTGATACATCACGCACTGTTCGGTGGCTGGGACCAATCGAGCGGCCACTTCAGATTATTGGGCGCAAATGGCTTCATGCCGTCGTATGTTTTTTTGTGCTAGTCGTGCTTATGGTGTTGCCATTCAATCATCACCCACAAGAAACACTCTTTGCTGGCCTAGCCGGAATTATTACGTACGCGTTTATCCATGGCGCATCGGAAATATTTACAAAACAGCGCGAAAATGCCCTTAAGAAAGCAGACGGCGGCAAGCTCTCTCGAAGACATCTTGCGCTTGCCGGTTTGTCATCTTTTATATATCTTGAAATTCTTGACGCAAGTTTTAGTTTTGACGGTGTGATTGGTGCGTTTGCTATTACTCAAGATGTCATTTTGATCGCAATTGGGCTCGGTGTAGGCGCGCTATGGGTACGATCGCTCACTCTTTACCTTGTGCATCATAAAGTTTTAGAAGTATATCGTTATTTAGAGCACGGTGCGCACTATGTTATCGGCATTCTCTCTATCACGCTCCTTGTCGGACTTTTTTACGAAATTCCCGAAGCCGTAGCTGGACTTATCGGCATCGTAGTGATCAGTCTTTCTATAGCGAGTTCAGTCGCATATAAGAAACTCGAAGAGTCGAGTTGA
- a CDS encoding PKD domain-containing protein, with the protein MRKFYLSLAGLAIVLGAVLLLNVFNGQSNAALPRDCDSNAIIHCGAGDVNELTQKVNENKTGDLSTIYGAYGITSSMFASAKMGEVRKDGTVVVDGQVVATDAMSIGRQKLAGSTAKTIGGKTYYNSPPSTSFRSNSIVAFVFFDANGVFKSAIITSCGNPVEGKPKPKPAYKCDSLTPAAVTRTKYNFTASASASGGATVTNYTFDFGDGKTATGGNVASHEYAKAGAYTIKVTANISVNGTNKPATGTQCQTTITIAAPAYACDALTIRSIDLSARHYAYDLSYTAKNGAALQSVDYDFGDGKTQNGVSAEDAKTVEHTYEKAGSYKTTATLHFSVDGAVKDVKCEVSITTNPDMCPLNPTLPKDDARCTPCPVPGKEQYPKDSPLCVAPTVPELPKTGPMDLLFGGLGISSIVAAGYYWFASRRGLLQALLNR; encoded by the coding sequence ATGCGCAAATTTTATCTTAGCCTGGCGGGACTGGCGATTGTACTGGGTGCGGTTTTATTGCTCAATGTTTTTAATGGACAGTCGAATGCGGCACTGCCACGAGATTGTGACAGTAATGCGATCATTCACTGCGGGGCGGGTGACGTAAATGAGCTGACGCAAAAAGTAAACGAAAATAAAACTGGTGACTTATCAACCATTTATGGTGCATACGGTATTACTAGCTCAATGTTTGCAAGCGCGAAAATGGGCGAGGTTCGAAAAGACGGAACCGTTGTGGTAGATGGCCAAGTCGTTGCAACCGATGCAATGAGTATCGGTCGTCAAAAGCTGGCCGGAAGCACTGCTAAAACTATTGGTGGTAAAACATACTATAATTCACCACCGAGCACTTCTTTTAGGAGTAATTCTATCGTCGCATTCGTGTTCTTTGATGCAAATGGCGTCTTTAAAAGTGCGATCATTACCTCCTGTGGTAATCCGGTTGAAGGAAAGCCGAAACCAAAACCAGCTTATAAGTGTGATAGCCTGACACCGGCCGCGGTTACGCGTACCAAATACAACTTTACTGCGAGTGCGAGCGCAAGTGGTGGGGCTACCGTGACTAACTATACCTTCGACTTTGGTGATGGTAAGACGGCAACCGGCGGAAACGTTGCTTCGCACGAATATGCTAAAGCTGGTGCCTACACTATTAAAGTAACAGCAAATATTTCAGTAAATGGCACAAACAAGCCCGCAACTGGCACGCAATGCCAAACGACGATTACTATAGCTGCTCCTGCTTATGCCTGTGATGCACTTACGATTCGCTCGATTGACCTTTCTGCCCGTCACTATGCGTATGATCTTAGTTATACGGCTAAAAATGGTGCCGCGCTTCAGTCTGTCGACTACGACTTTGGTGATGGCAAGACTCAAAATGGTGTCAGCGCAGAGGACGCAAAGACCGTGGAACATACTTACGAAAAGGCTGGTAGCTACAAAACAACTGCTACACTTCATTTTTCTGTCGATGGCGCGGTAAAAGATGTTAAATGTGAGGTTTCTATCACTACCAACCCTGATATGTGTCCACTCAACCCGACATTGCCTAAGGATGACGCGCGTTGCACACCCTGTCCTGTGCCTGGCAAAGAGCAATATCCAAAAGATAGTCCTCTCTGCGTGGCGCCAACCGTTCCAGAACTCCCTAAGACAGGTCCGATGGATCTCCTCTTTGGAGGACTCGGCATCAGCTCGATTGTTGCGGCCGGCTATTACTGGTTCGCGAGTCGTCGCGGTCTCCTTCAGGCACTTCTTAACCGCTAG
- a CDS encoding AAA family ATPase: protein MKHLSLAKPHLIVTVGIPGCGKSFFAEKFASTFGAPRVSQEKLADFVQGDIKAVMELQLDELLKTNQSIIYDGAAESRTERSELAKKARQAGYSILYVWVQTDEATAKARFMQTHKHSSSEEYTKALKHFTPPNTIEKPLVVSGKHTYATQAKVVLKRLSAPRTEISGHQKAPIRPDRGAGRIVVR, encoded by the coding sequence ATGAAACACTTGAGTCTTGCTAAACCGCATTTGATCGTCACGGTAGGAATTCCAGGGTGCGGTAAGAGTTTTTTTGCCGAAAAGTTTGCTTCGACATTTGGTGCTCCACGAGTAAGCCAAGAAAAGCTAGCCGATTTCGTTCAAGGAGACATAAAGGCCGTTATGGAATTGCAACTTGATGAACTGCTAAAAACCAATCAATCTATTATTTACGATGGTGCAGCGGAAAGCCGCACGGAACGAAGCGAATTGGCCAAAAAAGCCCGCCAAGCAGGATACAGCATTTTATATGTTTGGGTTCAAACCGATGAGGCAACGGCAAAAGCGCGCTTTATGCAAACACATAAGCATTCATCAAGTGAAGAATATACTAAAGCCCTCAAACACTTCACACCTCCGAACACTATTGAAAAACCATTAGTAGTAAGCGGCAAGCATACTTATGCAACTCAGGCCAAGGTAGTACTAAAGCGCCTGTCCGCTCCACGGACCGAAATCTCCGGACACCAAAAGGCACCCATACGCCCTGATCGAGGAGCAGGACGTATCGTTGTTCGCTAG